Within the Thalassotalea ponticola genome, the region GATAACTTAAACATGGCACAAAAGTTGAACTTGGCAAGTTTGTTGGAACGGAGAAAATAGCGAACAAGGCGCGGATTTTTATCGCAGCCAAGAAGGATATTGGCCTGCTGCACAGCAATTTTTTTTGTATACTACCTGACCAGATAAGAGCTGCGATATTGTCAATGTAGGCTTAGCGCATCGGCCCAGTTGGAGACGGCAAGCCCACAGCGGTAATTTGGCGATTTTAACGCCGCTCTGTCGCTGTGGCGATGAGCGTTAACGCTTAGATAAATGCAGCTTACCACTAATGGTAGAGGCCTTGACCAAAGCGGAACCGTCGCCAAGTCGGGTATTTAATTCTTTAGAGTTGCGATAGCCCACTTTTTTTACTGCGGTACTGTCAAGATCATTGATAATCCGACCACCCGCACCGGCAACCGCGGTGATGTCGACACTGACGTCATCAGCTAATGCCAGTGAAATGGGGCCATTAATCGACGATAGATTTAACAAGCTATCATCGGTTAATACCGCTGAGGTGATCAACGCACCATTGACCGATGAAATATTGGCATTGACCGCCTTAGCTAAGTGCAATTTCATCGAACCAGAAACCACACTCGCGTTCACGTTTGAGGCTTCGGTTTGAGCGCGAATTTTACCGCTTACCGCGCGATACTCCACTCGACCACGAGAACCTTGCTCATCAATCGAGCCGCTGACCGTCGACAAGCGAACATCGCCGGTTAATTGCTCAGCGACAATATTGCCACTGACGGTTTCTAGCGTCACTTGTGAGCTTAATTTGTTAGCGGTAATGCTGCCACTCACCGTGTTAACTTGGGTATTCGATTGTAAATTTGTCAGTTCAAAGTCAGTTGATATGCCTTTGCCAATAACACTGGCACGGCTAGGCACTTTAATGAGCAAGTCGCTGCCACTTTGCTGATCGAGCCACGCTTCATTACCTAGTTGCTTTGGCATTTTAACTTCTATTCGCACATCCTTGCCGTTGACCGTGAAAACAAACTCGATCGCCTCGGGATCAAGGGTACCGGTGACCTCGACTAGTTCACTATCGGTAGTGTGGACACTGACCTTACCGCGTAAGTTTTCAATCACAATGCGCGCATCTGCAGTCACCTTTTGGCTTTGTGATATTTGCTGAGCACGAGTGTCAGTCACCGTAAACAGCACGGTGTTTATCACTGCGAATAAGATCAGGTACCTTATTGACGTCACATTCATTTGTTTCTCTCTTTTCAAGTCTATGTCAAGCTGGCGCTTGCTCGATGTTGTCGCTAAACCGACTGCCATTTGGGCTTGTATAATTGCTCGAGTAAACTCAGCTCTTGTTGCTGAGTCCAACGCAATAAATTCAACAAATCGGTATTGTTAGGATCGTCTTTTAATGCCTTTAAAATGGCTTGTTTAGCCGAGTCTATTTCAGTAAATTGTATTTGCATATCCGCTGGTAACTGACCTAAATCAGGTTCACCAAAGCGCACTAGCATCGCTTTTTTCTGCTGTTGATACTGAGTTTCAATCGACTCCAATGCGGCAAATTTTTGCCCTGCTTGGTCAGTTATTTGCTGTGGGCTAAACTGCCAAACGAAAAGCGCGCATACCAACAAAGAGGCTGCCCACGCTACCGGTATAACAAACCTTTGTCGCTGGCCTTTACCGCTTTGGTTGGCAGCTCGCTGCGGATATCGGTGTTGATGTTCAATCGCGTGTTCAATACCCGGCCACAAGTCTCTGCTCGGACGAATGTCTTTGTCGATAGCATTGACTTGCTGTTGAAGTTGTTCACGAGTCAGTTTTTCTGTCATGGTGATACCCACCCCTGCAATAGTTTACGCGCTCGGTGATAGTGTGATTTACTCGAGCCAACTGCGATGTTTAACATCTGCGCAATTTCTTCATGTCGATAGCCCTCTACCGCAAAGAGAACAAATACTAAACGCGCTTTTTCCGGAAGCCTCAATATCGCTTTATCAAGGTCCGATAAGTCTTCTATTTCTGCCGTTTCAGGCTCGACTAGGTGTTCGCTGTCGAGACTAAACACGCGTTGTAACCAGGATTTTTGTTTGCGCATATGAGACAGCACGGTATTGGTCGTCAACGCATACAGCCAAGTAGAGAATTTGGCCTCGCCGCGAAAGCTGTCTAGCTTTTGCCACGCTTGTACAAACGCTTCTTGGGTCACATCTTCGGCCTGTTCTCTATTAGAGAGCATGCGCAAGCACAAGCCATACACTCGCCCAAGGTGCAGTTGATATAATTTAGCAAATGCCTGTCGATCACCGTTTTTAGCGGCGGTGATTAATTCGGTTTCGTGCTTTTGAGCAAACAATTTGCGAGCGTCAATAATGGTATTTTGCGCCGACACACCTGATCTCTTAGGTTAATATTTTACGGTTGTAACATTATGATGCATGCGTTGTTAAAAAGGTTTAAATAAAATTTGCTTTTTTTTTGTGATATCTTGATCTGAGGCTAACAGTGATTTTGGATAGTGGAAGACAATGAAAGTTAATTGCGATCTTGGTGAACACCCGATAGATGAAGATAGCCCAGACGAAGCGCTTATGCCGTATATCGATATGGCTAACATAGCCTGTGGCGGACACGCTGGTGACGAGCACACCATGGCACAAGCCATTGAGTTGGCCGTGCAACAAAACGTGCTCATATGTGCGCACCCAAGTTATCCCGATAAAGAGAATTTTGGTCGTCTGTCGATGGCGATCAGTGAACAGCAACTCAAAGCCAGCCTAACAGAGCAGATAACGCGACTTTATCGCCTCGCCATTGCTCGTCAAGCAAGCATCTATTGCGTCAAACCACACGGCGCTCTGTACAATGACATGATGCAAGATGAGGCAATATTTAACTGTATCTGTCAAACCGTTGCCGAGTTAAACCAACGGCTTAATGTCGATATGAAAGTAATGGCACAAGCTTTAGTTAACAATAAGGTTCAGCGTCGTATCGGTAAAAAATACAAACTCGACATTCTATTTGAGGCATTTGCCGACCGAGCCGTATTAAGTGATGGTCGATTGCAGCCCCGTACTCAACACAACGCGGTGATCACCGACCGAATCACCATCAAAAAACGCCTCCAACAGTTAGTTGTTCATGGCGAAATGACCACAGTAAACAGTGAAATTATTGATATCAATGCCGATACCGTTTGCTGTCACGGAGACAATCCCAATGCCGTAGAAATCGTCTCTACCGTACGCGATTTGCTAACGGAGCTAAATGAGGATGGTTGATTCAAGTCAGCGCCACTTCCCGTTGCGTTCGGTAGAAGCGGTCAATGAAACCAGCGTGTTATTTGTCTGGACAGATATGATTGACAGCAACTTAAACCGTTACATCCAACAAGTAAGACGCTCGTTGACTGAGCAAAACGGCACTATTATCGACGATATCGTTTGCGCCTACAGCTCCTTAATGGTGTACCTCAAACCTCCCTCTATTGCCACCGCAACTCTAGTAGAAAGGCTGAAGCAGCAAGTTATGGGCTGTGACCCACAACAATCTGGCTTTAGTACGCGCAGTATCAGGCATCACCGCATCCCCGTCTATTACGGCGAGGACGCCGGTTGGGATCTCGCCGATATCAGTCAACAAACGGGGATGACAATAGAGCAAATCATCAGCTGCCACACAAACACCTCCTATCAGGTGTTTGCCAACGGGTTTTTGCCGGGTTTTGCCTATCTCGGTGTAGTTAATCAACAACTGCAATTACCCCGTAAGAAAACACCGAGAACCGCAATTCCAAGCGGTGGCGTTGCCATTGCCGAGCAGCAAACCGCCATTTATCCATCAACATCACCGGGGGGATGGTTGATCATAGGGCAAACGCCGTTTCAATTGCTCGATTACCGTGACTGTCCGGCCAAACCAATCTTACAAGGCGGTGACCAAGTCTCGTTTTACTCGGTAACTAAGCAACAATTTGAACAACTTGGCGGCCGCGTCTGCCTAGTTGACGATACACACCATCGCTAGGACGAGATAGTCATGACGGTAACCGTG harbors:
- a CDS encoding allophanate hydrolase subunit 1 — its product is MVDSSQRHFPLRSVEAVNETSVLFVWTDMIDSNLNRYIQQVRRSLTEQNGTIIDDIVCAYSSLMVYLKPPSIATATLVERLKQQVMGCDPQQSGFSTRSIRHHRIPVYYGEDAGWDLADISQQTGMTIEQIISCHTNTSYQVFANGFLPGFAYLGVVNQQLQLPRKKTPRTAIPSGGVAIAEQQTAIYPSTSPGGWLIIGQTPFQLLDYRDCPAKPILQGGDQVSFYSVTKQQFEQLGGRVCLVDDTHHR
- a CDS encoding RNA polymerase sigma factor; protein product: MSAQNTIIDARKLFAQKHETELITAAKNGDRQAFAKLYQLHLGRVYGLCLRMLSNREQAEDVTQEAFVQAWQKLDSFRGEAKFSTWLYALTTNTVLSHMRKQKSWLQRVFSLDSEHLVEPETAEIEDLSDLDKAILRLPEKARLVFVLFAVEGYRHEEIAQMLNIAVGSSKSHYHRARKLLQGWVSP
- a CDS encoding 5-oxoprolinase subunit PxpA, yielding MKVNCDLGEHPIDEDSPDEALMPYIDMANIACGGHAGDEHTMAQAIELAVQQNVLICAHPSYPDKENFGRLSMAISEQQLKASLTEQITRLYRLAIARQASIYCVKPHGALYNDMMQDEAIFNCICQTVAELNQRLNVDMKVMAQALVNNKVQRRIGKKYKLDILFEAFADRAVLSDGRLQPRTQHNAVITDRITIKKRLQQLVVHGEMTTVNSEIIDINADTVCCHGDNPNAVEIVSTVRDLLTELNEDG